A section of the Polynucleobacter sp. AP-Sving-400A-A2 genome encodes:
- a CDS encoding 2-hydroxyacid dehydrogenase encodes MIPVNSVLQVGQFPEVMQAAVDRRISPVRFPDLNADLPPGSFESILIRSNTQLPAQLLEKLPTVKMVATCGVGYDNLPLDYLKAHGIKASNTPGVLNDAVCELAIGMLFGLLRRIPQAHEFVKSAAWSKGLFTVTTTLAGKQVGIVGMGRIGQDLAKRLGPFKVNLAYTGPTRKDLPYEYLPDIQSLAKASDVLFLACPATPETEKMINAEVLKALGPQGYLINIARGSVVDETALLVALQQKWIAGAALDVFENEPNPNPEFLNLDNVLLTPHIGSATSETRQLMTNLAIDNLEAFYNKKPLLTEVKN; translated from the coding sequence ATGATCCCAGTCAATTCAGTGCTGCAGGTCGGGCAATTTCCTGAGGTAATGCAAGCGGCAGTTGACCGGCGCATTAGCCCGGTTCGCTTTCCCGACCTCAATGCCGATCTACCTCCAGGCTCTTTTGAGAGTATTTTGATTCGCTCAAACACCCAACTACCTGCCCAATTACTTGAGAAACTCCCGACGGTAAAGATGGTGGCTACCTGTGGCGTAGGTTATGACAATCTTCCCCTCGACTACCTGAAGGCCCATGGAATCAAGGCGAGTAATACCCCGGGCGTTTTAAATGACGCGGTTTGCGAGCTAGCGATTGGCATGCTCTTTGGCTTATTACGTCGCATTCCCCAAGCTCACGAGTTTGTCAAAAGTGCCGCCTGGTCCAAGGGTTTATTTACCGTCACCACAACGCTTGCCGGCAAGCAGGTCGGGATTGTAGGAATGGGTCGTATTGGGCAGGATCTGGCAAAACGCTTAGGGCCTTTTAAGGTGAATTTGGCTTACACCGGCCCAACCCGAAAAGACCTGCCTTACGAGTACCTTCCTGATATCCAATCTTTGGCAAAGGCATCTGACGTCCTGTTTCTCGCTTGCCCTGCCACGCCAGAAACAGAAAAAATGATCAATGCTGAAGTCCTAAAGGCACTTGGCCCACAGGGTTATCTGATCAATATTGCTCGTGGTAGCGTGGTGGATGAGACTGCACTTTTAGTTGCACTGCAGCAAAAATGGATTGCCGGGGCAGCGCTTGACGTATTTGAAAATGAACCCAATCCAAACCCAGAGTTCTTAAATCTCGATAATGTTCTATTAACTCCGCATATTGGTAGTGCAACCTCTGAAACACGGCAATTAATGACAAATTTAGCAATAGATAACTTAGAAGCTTTCTATAATAAAAAACCACTTCTGACTGAAGTAAAAAATTAA
- a CDS encoding DUF2177 family protein, with protein sequence MLKYLAVYFSFLLTLIIIDLIWLLGIARNLYRDEMGSLMASEPKLWAGLAFYLLYALGASIFVIFPAISKQSWIYAAQYGALFGFFCYMTYDLTNLAVIRDFPMRLAFVDIAWGSAVTALSATIAYWVGNRMA encoded by the coding sequence TTGCTCAAGTACCTTGCAGTGTATTTTTCGTTTCTCTTAACACTGATCATCATTGATTTAATTTGGCTTCTTGGCATCGCTAGAAATCTCTATCGTGACGAGATGGGCTCCCTGATGGCTAGTGAGCCAAAATTATGGGCAGGACTAGCCTTTTATCTCTTGTACGCGCTTGGGGCATCGATTTTCGTGATCTTTCCAGCGATTTCAAAACAGTCCTGGATATATGCGGCGCAGTATGGCGCCCTATTTGGTTTCTTTTGTTATATGACTTACGACCTCACGAATCTTGCAGTGATTCGCGACTTTCCCATGCGCTTAGCATTTGTAGACATTGCCTGGGGATCTGCTGTTACTGCACTATCCGCAACGATTGCCTACTGGGTTGGCAATCGGATGGCTTAA
- a CDS encoding SulP family inorganic anion transporter: MRFFHPKLLDTLQGYNGALFSKDILAGITVGVVALPLAMAFAIASGLKPEAGIFTAIIAGGFISVLGGSRVQIGGPAGAFIVIVYGIVEHYGLANLLLATVMSGVFLFLMGLFRLGTLIRFIPIAVIIGFTNGIAVLIGLSQVKEFFGLQITKMPAEFFQAIQTLYAAADTVNPIALMLSSGTLAFLIAWRVFQKQLGQLSHLPGTVIAMAAATIITSTFNLPVDTIGSRFGGIPPGLPSFEWIPISWGTAQFVIAPAITLALLGAIESLLCARIADGLIHDRHESNQELMAQGVANVVTPFFGGMPATGTIARTVTNIQSGGSTPIAGIIHSVTLLVIILFGAPLAENIPLACLAAILMFVAWNMGEWRKFADLKQFRLPYRLTMLSVFALTIVLDLTIAIQVGLLLAFVTFIYRISSLSRYEPVNLADFPELQQYQGRIAAFRIYGAIFFGAVKILENIENELPSQVLILDLKNVIYIDVSGMDAVLELETVCKNRNIKLIICGLAHQPYEMATRAGLFECLPIDCIYPDLQQGIARAISQSH; encoded by the coding sequence ATGCGTTTTTTTCACCCCAAACTACTCGATACCCTTCAGGGCTATAACGGCGCCCTTTTTAGCAAAGATATATTGGCAGGCATCACGGTTGGAGTAGTTGCACTACCTTTAGCGATGGCATTTGCGATTGCCAGTGGGCTCAAACCAGAGGCAGGTATCTTTACCGCTATCATTGCTGGCGGATTCATTTCCGTCTTGGGTGGCAGCCGCGTCCAAATTGGCGGGCCGGCTGGCGCATTCATCGTGATTGTTTACGGCATTGTTGAGCACTATGGCCTTGCCAATTTACTCCTAGCTACTGTCATGTCTGGAGTATTTTTATTTCTGATGGGTCTCTTTCGGCTGGGGACATTAATTCGCTTTATTCCAATAGCGGTCATTATTGGTTTTACCAACGGCATCGCCGTGCTGATTGGACTATCTCAAGTAAAAGAATTTTTTGGCCTTCAAATTACCAAAATGCCTGCTGAGTTTTTTCAAGCAATTCAAACTCTGTATGCTGCTGCCGATACGGTTAACCCTATCGCACTCATGCTATCCAGCGGAACTCTCGCCTTTTTAATTGCTTGGAGAGTCTTTCAAAAACAGCTGGGACAGCTGAGTCATCTGCCAGGCACCGTCATTGCCATGGCTGCCGCCACCATAATCACGAGTACATTTAATCTGCCAGTAGATACCATTGGCAGTCGCTTTGGCGGCATCCCCCCTGGTCTGCCGAGTTTTGAATGGATCCCGATCAGCTGGGGCACCGCACAATTTGTGATTGCGCCTGCAATTACCCTCGCTCTACTTGGAGCGATTGAGTCGCTACTGTGCGCCCGAATTGCTGATGGACTGATTCATGATCGTCATGAATCTAATCAAGAGCTGATGGCTCAGGGTGTTGCCAATGTAGTCACCCCATTCTTTGGTGGCATGCCGGCTACAGGAACGATTGCCAGAACGGTTACCAACATACAGAGCGGGGGAAGTACTCCAATTGCTGGAATCATTCACTCAGTAACATTGCTAGTGATTATTTTATTTGGAGCTCCGCTAGCAGAAAATATTCCTCTGGCTTGCCTAGCTGCCATCCTCATGTTTGTTGCCTGGAATATGGGCGAATGGAGAAAGTTTGCAGACCTCAAGCAATTTCGCCTGCCCTATCGCTTAACGATGTTGAGTGTATTTGCTCTGACCATCGTGTTAGATCTCACTATTGCAATACAAGTAGGCTTGCTGCTTGCTTTCGTCACCTTCATTTATCGCATCTCCAGTTTGTCACGCTATGAACCGGTCAATCTCGCTGATTTTCCAGAGCTACAGCAGTATCAGGGAAGGATTGCTGCATTCAGAATTTATGGCGCTATCTTTTTTGGTGCAGTCAAAATTCTGGAGAACATTGAAAACGAATTGCCCTCACAAGTATTGATACTTGACCTCAAGAACGTGATCTACATCGACGTTTCTGGTATGGACGCTGTACTTGAACTTGAAACAGTTTGTAAAAATCGGAATATCAAACTCATCATTTGTGGTCTAGCACATCAACCCTACGAGATGGCCACTCGAGCAGGCCTCTTCGAGTGCCTACCTATCGATTGCATCTACCCAGACCTGCAGCAAGGCATCGCTAGAGCGATCAGCCAATCCCATTAA
- a CDS encoding M23 family metallopeptidase has product MKKIASQLPHLLRNVINIAGLSLIVLVSSVQAQQASSTSKTNKTPQVKQKAVSANNKQAGIQLKENSLNRSSKSMNLNPELFKRIESTDSNESGANLDYRVQRGCLRRSFNEENLPASLGVDNREFNEFFKSQTKGFFNRMRGNCIPYALALGNRNRFESLSVMNGPIQDAKTEIWTFTPSAAGNFLIQQDYLREESKRFTEIQLPLSAVLYDPKKVGDKLPVELVWELNSIIKQIYPEENNALENTNSIVRLIVDFGDKERWAQIWAVEIIEPSSNEVFASAFWVERNDIPGGFYTSSGESIERTFWTNPLSYRRISRGVGSVRASSKKAAPPKNGSAVVAAPKQRYRTHMGIDYSAPTGTPIFSVATGRVVHLGYSGAFGNLIILEHPGNYRTYYAHLSGYNAELEVGNEVRRGLEIGYVGSTGRSTGPHLHFELRKDGVYVDPYAVKTQLDLWNMRDSDSGLLTREILLLGSPPMN; this is encoded by the coding sequence GTGAAAAAAATAGCGAGCCAATTACCTCACTTATTAAGAAACGTCATCAACATTGCCGGACTCTCTCTGATCGTGCTGGTTTCTAGTGTGCAAGCTCAACAAGCAAGTTCAACGAGTAAAACTAACAAAACTCCTCAGGTAAAGCAAAAAGCGGTCAGCGCCAATAATAAGCAGGCCGGTATTCAGCTGAAAGAAAACTCACTCAATCGCTCTAGTAAAAGCATGAACTTAAATCCTGAGTTATTTAAACGGATTGAGAGTACAGATAGCAATGAAAGTGGTGCGAATCTAGACTATCGCGTCCAACGTGGTTGCCTACGTCGTAGCTTTAACGAAGAGAATCTTCCAGCTAGTCTGGGCGTGGACAATCGAGAATTCAATGAATTCTTCAAATCTCAAACTAAAGGTTTTTTTAATCGAATGCGGGGCAATTGCATTCCTTATGCATTAGCCCTCGGCAACCGCAACCGCTTCGAATCCTTAAGCGTCATGAATGGCCCGATACAGGATGCCAAGACTGAGATTTGGACTTTTACACCATCAGCAGCGGGTAACTTCTTAATTCAGCAGGACTACCTCAGAGAGGAGTCTAAGCGCTTTACGGAAATTCAATTGCCCCTGAGCGCTGTTTTATATGATCCCAAAAAAGTAGGGGATAAATTACCCGTTGAATTGGTCTGGGAGCTGAACTCCATCATCAAGCAAATTTACCCCGAAGAAAATAATGCGCTTGAAAATACCAACAGCATTGTTCGACTGATTGTAGATTTTGGCGATAAGGAACGTTGGGCTCAAATTTGGGCTGTAGAAATTATTGAACCATCCTCAAATGAAGTATTTGCCAGCGCTTTTTGGGTCGAAAGAAATGATATCCCCGGGGGCTTTTATACCTCCAGCGGTGAATCGATTGAGCGTACTTTCTGGACCAATCCCCTGAGCTATCGACGTATCTCCCGCGGGGTTGGTAGTGTCAGAGCATCAAGCAAAAAAGCTGCGCCGCCAAAGAACGGTAGCGCTGTTGTTGCTGCTCCCAAACAAAGATATCGCACCCATATGGGCATTGATTATTCAGCACCAACTGGGACGCCAATCTTTAGCGTAGCTACAGGCAGGGTAGTGCATTTAGGCTATAGCGGCGCGTTTGGCAACCTCATCATTCTTGAGCATCCCGGCAACTACCGCACCTACTATGCTCACTTGAGCGGCTACAACGCTGAGCTAGAGGTGGGCAATGAGGTACGGCGTGGTCTTGAGATTGGCTATGTCGGATCGACTGGACGCTCCACAGGCCCCCATCTCCATTTTGAATTGAGAAAGGATGGGGTCTATGTTGATCCCTACGCAGTAAAAACCCAGCTGGATTTGTGGAATATGCGCGATAGCGATAGTGGCTTACTCACTCGAGAAATTCTATTACTGGGTTCGCCACCCATGAATTAG
- a CDS encoding TAXI family TRAP transporter solute-binding subunit encodes MKLIKTIAISITMFFGAAQAQNISIATGGTGGVYYPMGGGLASVLSKHVPGMSATAEVTGGSVDNLKLVGTGKPYVGFSMADAAKDAKDGEDKFKDKPVDLRNLLILYPNLMHVATVESTGIKTMKDLKGKRISTGAPGSATEVMAFRLLEAAGLDKDKDVKRERLSVAESVNAVKDRKIDAFFWVGGLPTAAVTDLANSPGMKIVMVDTTAEVPAMNKKYGNLYFPSVITKQTYSGMEKDNKVAAVANLLVVNASMSDAEAYKIVKAIFDNQLELVRSHAEYRNIKLENQKANASPIAYHPGALKYFKEKGVKVN; translated from the coding sequence ATGAAGCTTATAAAAACGATTGCCATATCTATCACGATGTTTTTTGGTGCCGCACAAGCGCAAAACATTTCTATCGCAACCGGTGGTACTGGTGGTGTTTACTACCCAATGGGTGGTGGTTTAGCCTCAGTGTTATCCAAGCATGTACCAGGAATGTCAGCAACTGCTGAAGTGACAGGTGGCTCGGTTGATAATTTAAAGCTCGTTGGCACTGGTAAACCTTACGTTGGTTTCTCAATGGCTGATGCTGCGAAAGATGCTAAAGATGGTGAGGATAAATTCAAGGATAAGCCAGTTGATTTACGCAACTTACTCATACTGTATCCAAACCTCATGCACGTTGCTACCGTCGAATCGACTGGCATTAAAACCATGAAAGATCTCAAAGGTAAGCGCATCAGTACAGGCGCACCAGGAAGTGCTACTGAAGTCATGGCTTTTCGCTTATTAGAGGCTGCAGGTCTGGATAAAGACAAAGATGTCAAGCGTGAGCGCTTGAGCGTTGCAGAATCTGTCAATGCTGTAAAAGACCGCAAGATTGATGCCTTCTTTTGGGTAGGCGGATTACCAACTGCCGCTGTTACCGATTTAGCAAACAGTCCTGGCATGAAAATTGTCATGGTAGACACTACTGCTGAAGTTCCCGCTATGAATAAAAAATATGGCAATCTTTATTTCCCATCCGTCATTACCAAGCAAACTTATAGCGGTATGGAGAAAGATAATAAAGTTGCAGCGGTTGCCAATCTTTTGGTTGTAAACGCCTCTATGTCTGATGCAGAAGCATACAAAATTGTTAAAGCTATTTTTGATAATCAGCTTGAACTTGTCCGCTCACATGCTGAGTACAGAAATATCAAGCTAGAGAACCAAAAAGCGAATGCTTCACCGATTGCTTATCATCCAGGCGCTTTAAAGTACTTTAAAGAAAAAGGTGTCAAAGTAAACTAA
- a CDS encoding TRAP transporter fused permease subunit, giving the protein MNQNVIDNETQAKLDAFIKQEEGDSNDYKGLLAIFITLVAIGMSLFHLYAAYSIVPTHQLRVIHVALVLFLVFLSFPIAARFKNQLKFWDVLFAIGSVAIAYYILSGGDDLMDRNTAPNSTDVMVGIALILLILEGVRRTNGMVLVTVTVLFLLYAFFGNYLPAPWTHKGYDLDRLVGYMYMSLEGIYGTAVDVSATLIILFTIFGAFLQFTGAGKFFIDFSFAAMGGKSSGVGRTIVLSSFLMGGPSGSGVATTVTVGSVAAPMLEKVGYEKNAAGGLLAAGGLGAIISPPVLGAAAFLIADFLKISYLDVLLMATIPTILFYLGLFVMVEIDVRKYGMKNIHFPSAESAWQLTKKYWFHFFSLISIVVFMMFGFSPVMSVFWATVVSALSSMLREDTAIIPWAWFKGKEPILSGLYNSSLSKALSSGSTGVLAIAATCAGAGLIVGTVTLTGLGLKFSSIVIQYAGGSLLLTAIFTALIVWIVGLAVPVTASYIICAVIAAPALINLGVPAFAAHMFIFYYAVLSEVSPPTALSPFAAAAICKGNPYKTTLQTWKYVAPAILVPFMFVLDESGVSLLLMGSTSALEQADWTQIAWISFTAVVGIICLAGGLQGWFIEKTKVFERVIMVISGVALAYPSTEADLIGFIGFALVLVTQLITHYKLNPKST; this is encoded by the coding sequence ATGAATCAAAATGTAATTGATAACGAAACCCAAGCAAAATTAGATGCCTTCATTAAGCAAGAAGAGGGTGATTCTAATGACTATAAAGGTCTGCTAGCTATATTCATTACGCTGGTGGCAATAGGCATGTCTTTATTCCATCTATATGCAGCCTACTCGATTGTTCCAACACATCAACTCAGAGTCATCCACGTTGCCCTAGTCTTGTTTTTAGTGTTCTTAAGCTTTCCTATTGCTGCTCGTTTTAAAAACCAGTTGAAATTTTGGGATGTTTTATTTGCCATAGGCTCAGTTGCTATCGCCTATTACATTCTGTCCGGCGGCGACGATCTCATGGACAGAAACACCGCCCCAAATTCTACTGACGTCATGGTTGGTATCGCTCTCATACTGCTCATCCTTGAGGGCGTGAGAAGAACCAATGGCATGGTGCTCGTCACCGTTACAGTACTTTTCTTGTTATATGCTTTCTTTGGCAACTACCTTCCCGCCCCATGGACTCATAAAGGTTATGACTTAGATCGACTCGTAGGTTATATGTACATGAGTCTTGAGGGTATCTATGGCACCGCCGTCGACGTCTCTGCAACCCTGATTATTCTTTTCACTATCTTTGGTGCCTTTTTACAATTTACTGGCGCAGGAAAATTCTTCATCGACTTCTCTTTTGCTGCAATGGGCGGCAAATCATCTGGGGTAGGTAGAACGATTGTTTTGTCTTCCTTCCTCATGGGCGGCCCATCAGGATCCGGTGTGGCAACTACTGTTACGGTTGGCTCTGTAGCTGCGCCCATGCTTGAAAAAGTAGGTTACGAGAAAAATGCCGCAGGTGGTCTTTTGGCTGCAGGTGGACTTGGTGCGATCATCTCACCACCAGTATTGGGAGCGGCAGCCTTTCTGATTGCCGACTTCCTCAAAATTTCCTACTTAGATGTGTTGCTCATGGCAACCATCCCTACGATTCTGTTCTACCTTGGCTTGTTTGTTATGGTGGAAATCGACGTACGGAAGTACGGTATGAAAAATATTCATTTCCCATCCGCAGAAAGCGCTTGGCAATTAACCAAGAAATATTGGTTTCATTTTTTCTCTTTAATTTCTATTGTCGTTTTTATGATGTTTGGCTTCTCGCCAGTGATGTCAGTCTTTTGGGCTACCGTTGTTTCTGCACTGTCTAGTATGTTGCGCGAAGATACCGCGATCATTCCATGGGCCTGGTTTAAAGGTAAAGAACCCATACTCTCTGGCCTTTACAATTCCAGTTTATCGAAGGCGCTCTCGTCTGGCTCTACAGGCGTATTAGCGATTGCAGCAACGTGTGCGGGTGCAGGCCTCATCGTGGGTACTGTCACCCTCACTGGCCTAGGTCTCAAATTTAGCTCCATCGTGATTCAGTATGCAGGAGGCTCATTGTTGCTAACGGCCATCTTTACAGCATTGATTGTCTGGATCGTTGGCCTTGCAGTACCAGTAACTGCCTCTTATATTATTTGCGCTGTGATCGCTGCACCGGCACTCATTAACTTAGGTGTACCTGCATTTGCCGCGCATATGTTCATCTTCTATTACGCCGTGCTTTCAGAGGTGTCGCCCCCAACTGCACTTTCTCCTTTTGCAGCAGCGGCAATCTGCAAAGGCAACCCCTATAAGACAACACTACAGACATGGAAGTATGTTGCCCCAGCGATCTTAGTACCATTTATGTTTGTCCTCGATGAATCAGGCGTGAGCTTGCTCCTGATGGGATCTACTAGCGCTCTGGAACAGGCTGACTGGACGCAGATTGCCTGGATTTCATTTACTGCCGTAGTTGGCATCATTTGTTTGGCCGGTGGCTTACAGGGTTGGTTTATTGAAAAAACCAAAGTCTTTGAGCGCGTCATCATGGTGATCTCCGGGGTGGCTTTAGCCTATCCCTCCACCGAAGCTGATCTGATTGGTTTTATTGGTTTTGCTTTGGTGCTCGTCACCCAACTGATTACTCACTACAAACTCAATCCCAAATCCACCTGA
- a CDS encoding mandelate racemase/muconate lactonizing enzyme family protein — protein MPIIESVSVAAVAVPLDKVTSFSTRTVSERHYCLVKVRGKDGNEGIGFCYVGSAGGDIAKIAVEQLLAPKLIGQNSHRSEGLWMDMYNESILQGRAGAVMRGISILDTALWDLNARAAKLPLHQYLGSVVDDRVPAYASGGYYLDGKTPAKLGKEMESYVKQGFKAVKMKVGRLSPREEEARVKAARMAVGEDVLLTLDANNAWRDLPTALEYIRRFEAYNPYWIEEPFSPDAIDLHAALARQTKINVATGEMEAGRWRFRELIEAGGVTILQSDAAVCGGITEWRRISAYADLKGVIVCPHWMHDLHAPLVAATPNARFVEFFLDDQVLNFRRLINKQLTFKNGDLILHKTPGLGFEFDETAIKKYAGKAAWTKII, from the coding sequence ATGCCCATTATTGAGTCAGTATCAGTTGCTGCAGTAGCAGTGCCTCTAGATAAGGTCACCTCCTTTTCTACTCGAACGGTTTCAGAGCGGCATTATTGCTTGGTTAAAGTGCGGGGCAAGGATGGTAATGAGGGTATTGGGTTTTGCTATGTCGGCAGTGCGGGTGGAGATATTGCCAAGATTGCCGTTGAGCAATTACTAGCCCCAAAACTGATTGGTCAAAATAGTCATCGCAGCGAAGGTCTGTGGATGGACATGTATAACGAGTCTATCTTGCAAGGGCGCGCTGGTGCGGTGATGCGTGGCATCTCCATTCTTGATACGGCACTTTGGGACTTGAATGCCCGTGCCGCGAAATTACCTCTTCATCAATACCTAGGATCAGTTGTAGATGATCGCGTTCCGGCTTATGCCAGCGGTGGTTACTACCTTGATGGTAAAACGCCCGCCAAGTTGGGCAAAGAAATGGAGTCCTACGTAAAACAGGGCTTTAAGGCTGTCAAAATGAAAGTAGGGCGCCTATCTCCAAGAGAAGAAGAAGCTCGTGTTAAAGCTGCTCGTATGGCCGTAGGCGAGGACGTTTTGCTGACCCTAGATGCCAATAACGCTTGGCGTGACCTGCCGACTGCTCTTGAATATATTCGCCGCTTTGAGGCTTACAACCCCTATTGGATTGAAGAGCCATTTTCTCCAGATGCTATCGACCTGCATGCGGCGCTAGCCCGTCAGACTAAGATCAATGTTGCTACCGGTGAGATGGAGGCAGGACGCTGGCGTTTTAGGGAGCTCATCGAAGCTGGTGGCGTTACTATTTTGCAGTCTGATGCGGCAGTCTGTGGCGGTATTACGGAGTGGCGTCGTATTTCTGCTTATGCGGATTTAAAGGGAGTGATTGTTTGCCCACATTGGATGCATGATCTTCATGCTCCTTTGGTGGCAGCAACGCCAAATGCACGTTTTGTAGAGTTCTTCTTGGATGATCAGGTCTTGAACTTCCGCAGATTAATTAATAAGCAGCTCACCTTCAAGAATGGCGATTTGATCTTACATAAGACGCCGGGATTAGGATTTGAGTTTGATGAAACTGCTATCAAAAAGTATGCTGGTAAGGCTGCTTGGACAAAGATTATTTAA
- a CDS encoding sulfite exporter TauE/SafE family protein — MLTASLLLAVFLGALVSGWHCALMCGGIAAAVERQGNSSGVTYAPLQSKSELFYLQIIMHAGRLTTYVLLGTLAAWAGAVLWQQNIVPIQRPLFAITSLILLLMGLRLLHPRPNGSPFLGKWLGARMATYWAQYLGSFTGRSFRWFSGMVWGLVPCGLVYSVLPLAFLSGDVLTGAALMLAFGLGTLPNLLLISKFSAALTQLSQYAVVRYIAAGLLLSAALFGLYRAWYLPDALLKGGFCIG, encoded by the coding sequence ATGCTGACTGCCAGTCTTCTGTTGGCTGTCTTCTTGGGCGCTCTAGTTAGTGGGTGGCACTGCGCTTTGATGTGTGGCGGTATTGCTGCCGCAGTTGAGCGTCAAGGTAACTCTAGTGGAGTGACTTATGCTCCATTGCAAAGTAAGTCAGAGCTGTTTTATCTTCAGATCATCATGCACGCTGGACGTTTAACGACCTATGTTTTGCTCGGTACATTGGCTGCTTGGGCTGGAGCAGTTCTTTGGCAGCAGAATATAGTGCCCATTCAGCGCCCTTTGTTTGCCATTACATCACTTATTTTATTGCTAATGGGTTTACGTCTACTGCATCCAAGACCAAATGGCTCTCCATTTTTAGGTAAGTGGCTTGGCGCACGAATGGCTACTTACTGGGCTCAGTATTTAGGGAGTTTCACAGGCCGTTCATTCCGCTGGTTTAGTGGGATGGTATGGGGTCTTGTTCCTTGTGGTTTGGTCTACAGTGTTTTACCGCTCGCCTTTTTATCGGGGGATGTCTTAACGGGTGCAGCGCTAATGCTGGCGTTTGGTTTGGGCACTTTGCCTAATCTATTGTTGATTTCAAAATTTTCAGCAGCTCTGACACAACTTAGTCAATATGCTGTGGTGAGATACATTGCTGCAGGTCTTTTGTTGTCAGCCGCTCTATTTGGGCTTTATCGTGCCTGGTATTTGCCGGACGCTTTACTGAAGGGCGGTTTCTGTATCGGTTAA
- a CDS encoding universal stress protein: MFKHLLVPVDGSDVSKKSLKKVAELAKADKAAVTLVYVSDPMPPMVYSDSSMGYGISQKDHKKVCEAYAADVFKKASLLLGTSVKASSLHIPNSNLSEGILDAAKKSKADVIVMASHKRTGIKSVLLGSETHEVIVHSKIPVLVLG, encoded by the coding sequence ATGTTCAAGCATTTATTAGTACCCGTTGATGGTTCAGATGTGAGTAAAAAGTCCTTAAAAAAGGTAGCTGAGCTTGCAAAGGCCGATAAAGCTGCCGTGACGTTGGTTTATGTTTCTGATCCAATGCCACCAATGGTGTATTCCGATAGCTCGATGGGCTACGGAATTTCTCAAAAAGACCATAAGAAGGTCTGCGAAGCTTATGCAGCAGATGTCTTCAAAAAGGCTTCTCTTTTATTGGGCACTAGCGTAAAAGCAAGCAGCCTTCATATCCCTAATAGCAATTTATCAGAGGGTATTTTGGATGCTGCTAAGAAATCGAAAGCTGACGTGATTGTGATGGCCTCACATAAGCGTACAGGCATTAAGAGCGTCTTACTAGGTAGCGAAACGCACGAGGTGATTGTGCACTCTAAGATACCAGTATTGGTGCTTGGTTAA
- a CDS encoding dihydrodipicolinate synthase family protein — MTITLHPSTLPAVLSPVLTPFKADGSPDTQKLLKQCQWLEANGVGQAIFGTNSEANSISAPQKMDALTALIQGGLNPAHMMPGTGATSIDATVTMTRHAVQHKCAGVLMLPPFYYKDVTDDGLFAFYSEVIQKVGDAGLQIYIYNIPPVTKINLSLSLLERLAKAYPKTIVGMKDSSGDWAYTESVIKLLAPSGFRVYAGSEVFLMRTLHAGGVGCISATANVNPKAIAQLASHWQESDADQHQTALDQVRSIFAQYQMIAGMKTAVAHYSKDPEWLRVRPPLMQLSADQQAKLLGELQKMNFSMPGL; from the coding sequence ATGACCATTACCCTACACCCCTCAACACTTCCTGCGGTGCTCTCGCCTGTATTGACTCCGTTTAAAGCTGACGGTAGCCCAGATACACAAAAATTACTCAAGCAATGCCAATGGCTCGAAGCCAATGGTGTTGGCCAAGCAATCTTCGGCACAAATTCAGAAGCCAATTCCATTTCAGCACCACAAAAAATGGATGCCCTAACAGCACTCATTCAAGGCGGTCTGAATCCCGCCCATATGATGCCTGGCACTGGCGCCACTTCGATTGATGCCACTGTCACGATGACCCGTCATGCCGTTCAACACAAATGTGCTGGCGTATTAATGCTGCCTCCGTTCTATTACAAAGATGTCACAGATGATGGTTTGTTTGCCTTTTACTCAGAAGTCATTCAAAAAGTGGGTGATGCTGGTTTACAAATTTATATTTACAACATTCCACCAGTTACTAAGATTAATTTAAGCCTCTCTTTATTAGAGCGCCTCGCAAAAGCCTATCCAAAAACCATCGTTGGTATGAAAGATAGTTCTGGCGATTGGGCTTATACGGAATCTGTCATTAAACTATTGGCACCCTCCGGTTTCCGCGTTTATGCTGGTAGCGAAGTCTTTCTCATGCGTACCTTGCACGCTGGTGGCGTAGGCTGCATCTCCGCCACAGCTAACGTAAACCCTAAAGCGATCGCTCAATTAGCATCCCATTGGCAAGAATCTGATGCAGATCAACACCAAACTGCTCTAGATCAAGTACGCTCCATTTTTGCTCAATATCAAATGATTGCTGGTATGAAAACTGCAGTTGCGCATTACAGTAAGGATCCAGAGTGGTTGCGCGTACGCCCACCACTCATGCAACTGAGCGCAGACCAGCAAGCAAAGTTATTGGGCGAGCTACAAAAAATGAATTTCAGCATGCCAGGCCTTTAA